The nucleotide window AGGAGGTCGATGATGTGAGAAAATGGCTCGAAAAATTGAATAAAAAAATCGAAATCCTTGCTTCTTCAGAAAGATTGCGCTATGTCCGAATTGGCAGCGGTGTATTCTGGAATTTAACATTGCTGGCGATTATTTTTATAGCCACGACACTATTATTTGTCGGAGGTGTAGGCGCAGGTTACTTCGCATCATTAACAAAGGATGAACCTTTGCGATCGAAAGAAGAAATGCGTGAGCAAATTTTCAATTATGAAGAAACAAGTGAACTTTATTTTGCGGACGATATTTACATAGGAAAGATTCGAACAGATTTAGACCGACGTGAAACATCGCTTGCCAATATATCCCCATCCTTAATTAATGCTGTTCTTGCTACAGAGGATGAATATTTCCGTGAGCATACGGGTATTGTGCCAAAAGCTGTATTACGTGGTTTACTTCAAGATGTATCCAACTCGTCTACACAGACAGGTGGCTCTACCCTTACTCAGCAATTAATTAAAAACCAAATATTAACGAATGAAGTTTCATATGAACGTAAAGCAAAGGAAATTTTACTAGCTTATCGTTTGGAACATTTTATGACAAAAGAAGAAATACTCGAAGCATATTTAAATATTATCCCGTATGGCCGAAATTCTTCAGGTCGTAATATTGCCGGTATCGAGACGGCTGCACAAGGAATTTTCGGTGTTTCTGCATCTAAATTAAATTTACCGCAGGCAGCCTATATTGCCGGTATTCCCCAGGCACCTTTCACCTACACGCCTTTTACAAATAAAGGTGAGCAAAAAAGTGCGGAAGGAATACAGCCAGGTATTGACCGTATGAAAACGGTTCTTTACCGTATGCAGGAAGCGGGCTATATTACCGAGAAAGAATATAACGAAGCCATTGCGTACGATGTTACGAAAGACTTCAAAGGGTATGAAATGCGTCCGGAAGAAAAATATCCTTGGTTAACAGCTGAACTTGAGTTGCGTTCAAAAGAGATTTTCGCGAAAATACTTGCGGAAAAAGACGGTATTGATCCGGACCGTTTAAAAGAAGAAGAGAACTTAAAAGAAAAGTATACGATAATGGCCGATCGTACAATACGTTCCGGCGGTTACCGAATTTACTCAACGATCAATAAAGATATGTATGATGCCATGAAAAAAGTGACGGAAGAATTCACTTTATACGGGCAAACATACAAGAAAAAAGAAAAAGATCCTGAAACAGGCGAAGAAATTGAAGTGGATGTTCCTGTACAAACAGGAAGTATCGTGATTGAAAATAGTACGGGCCGCATTTTAAGTTTCGTCGGCGGACGCGATCATAATATTACACAAGTAAATCACGCAACAAATGCATTCCGTTCAAACGGTTCAACAATGAAACCGTTACTTGCCTATGCACCGGCACTCGATTATGGTGTTATCGGAGCAGGAAGCCCTGTTGTCGATGTGAAATTTGTACGTCCATCTGACGGTTATGACCCTGTAAACTATAACCCGAATCAGGAATTAGGAATTATACCGGCACGCCAGGCAGTTGCTTCATCACAAAACTTAGCCGTTCTTCGTTTATATGATTCAATTTTAGACCGCAGTCCGGCAACCTATTTGGAAAAAATGGGCTTCTCCAAGCTAGACAAGAAGGACTATGTAAACCTTTCTACAGTTCTTGGAGCTTTGGATATTGGTGCTTCAGTTGAAGAAAATACTAATGCCTATGCAACATTTGCCAATAGCGGGCAATTTATCGATGCCTATATGATTGACCGCATTGAAGATCTGGACGGCAATATTATCTACGAACATAAAGTAGAACCTGTGAAAGTATTTGCACCTGAAACAGCATATATGATGACAGATATGCTGCGTGATGTGCTGAAGCAGGGCGGAACAGGTACATTAGCAAAGAGCCAGTTGAAATTCTCATCTGACTTCGCTGCCAAGTCTGGTACAACACAGGACCATAACGATGTTTGGTTTGTTGGATATAACCCGAACATATCGTTAGGTGTCTGGATGGGTTATGAAATGAAACGTACCCTTTATGCATTTAATAACCGTTACCAGCACCCTAGTCAGCGTGTAAACAGACTATGGGCAAAGTACTTAAATTCACTTTATGACATTAACCCGGAATTAGTCGGTACAAAAGAAACATTCAAAAAACCGGAAGGCGTCGTAACAAGATCATTTTGCGGTATTTCAGGACTGGCACCTTCAACTTCATGTTCTAATGCCGGTTTAGTTACTTCCGATTTATTTAATAAAAATGTATTTTTACCGACACAGCCGGATGATAGCTTTGTATCGTCCACATCTGTCGTAATTAACGGAAATACCTATGCCGCATTATCAAATACACCTACTGAATTTGTCCAAATGAGCGGTTTTGGATTAAATCAGGCATTCGTTGACCGGATGTTAGGCAGACTCGGTGGAGACGCTTCAAAATTACTGTCATTCAGTTCTGGTAAAGGTGTTGTAACCGGTGCTCCATTCTCTGCGGACAGTGCACCGC belongs to Solibacillus sp. FSL W7-1436 and includes:
- a CDS encoding transglycosylase domain-containing protein, translated to MRKWLEKLNKKIEILASSERLRYVRIGSGVFWNLTLLAIIFIATTLLFVGGVGAGYFASLTKDEPLRSKEEMREQIFNYEETSELYFADDIYIGKIRTDLDRRETSLANISPSLINAVLATEDEYFREHTGIVPKAVLRGLLQDVSNSSTQTGGSTLTQQLIKNQILTNEVSYERKAKEILLAYRLEHFMTKEEILEAYLNIIPYGRNSSGRNIAGIETAAQGIFGVSASKLNLPQAAYIAGIPQAPFTYTPFTNKGEQKSAEGIQPGIDRMKTVLYRMQEAGYITEKEYNEAIAYDVTKDFKGYEMRPEEKYPWLTAELELRSKEIFAKILAEKDGIDPDRLKEEENLKEKYTIMADRTIRSGGYRIYSTINKDMYDAMKKVTEEFTLYGQTYKKKEKDPETGEEIEVDVPVQTGSIVIENSTGRILSFVGGRDHNITQVNHATNAFRSNGSTMKPLLAYAPALDYGVIGAGSPVVDVKFVRPSDGYDPVNYNPNQELGIIPARQAVASSQNLAVLRLYDSILDRSPATYLEKMGFSKLDKKDYVNLSTVLGALDIGASVEENTNAYATFANSGQFIDAYMIDRIEDLDGNIIYEHKVEPVKVFAPETAYMMTDMLRDVLKQGGTGTLAKSQLKFSSDFAAKSGTTQDHNDVWFVGYNPNISLGVWMGYEMKRTLYAFNNRYQHPSQRVNRLWAKYLNSLYDINPELVGTKETFKKPEGVVTRSFCGISGLAPSTSCSNAGLVTSDLFNKNVFLPTQPDDSFVSSTSVVINGNTYAALSNTPTEFVQMSGFGLNQAFVDRMLGRLGGDASKLLSFSSGKGVVTGAPFSADSAPPQPVYATLANGSLSWTASPSNDVVGYRVYSVTDQGRSLVRSLKSYEGYRVSVSPGVRYIVVAVDITGLESGYSNEVGEVVETAPPAPPEPEEEENVVPGEVVEDLDEIEVDVDPVEPEPSGE